CCTAAATTTATGTGGTTACTTGCCGCAACTGCCTGGTCAATTTTTGAATTAGGCACAGTATTTGCTGGTAATTTAGGTGCAACTTTATTTGGTGGATCAGCTTTAGCTGGATTTGCAGTTTTCCGAGTATTATTTGGATTTGCAGAAGGGCCTACCCTCTCAACAATGAATAAAACAATGGCTAACTGGGTTTCTCCTAAAGAAAGAGGGTTTGCAGTTGCGCTTGGTTTAGTAGGTACACCAGTAGGAGCACTGATTACTGCACCAATCGTAGTTGCTTTATTATCAGTTGCAAGTTGGAAAGTGACTTTTATTATTCTTGGGGTAGTTGGTTTAATTTGGGCATTTATTTGGTCTAAAGTATTTACAAACCTGCCAGAAGAAAATCCAAACGTCACAAAACAAGAACTGGAGTTAATCCGTTTGAATAATCCGGTTAGTGGAAAAAGTGAAAAAGAATCCACACCATGGTACTATTTTTTCAAAAATCCTACTCTAGTAATGAATGCAATTGGTTATTTTGCCTTTTTATACGTAAATATACTATTACTTACTTGGACGCCTAAATATTTACAAGATGAATTCGGTTTTTCATTAGCATCATTAGGATTTGTTGGAATGATACCATGGATTGGGGCTATTTTTACAGGTTTACTAGGCGGTAAAATATCAGATTCACTTCTTAGAAAAACAGGGAATTTACGAATTGCTAGATCATGGTTCACAGTTATTTCGTTATTCTTTACAGCAATTTGTTTCATGCTGATTCCGACAGTTCACAGTGCTACAGCAGTCTTAATCCTAATGTGTATAGGTAATGCTTTTAACTATTTACCAAACTCCATTTATTGGACAGTAGTATTAGATACGGAACCAAAAAAAGCTGGAACATTTGGTGGTGTAACACATTTCATCGCAAACCTAGCTACAATTATTGCACCAACCTTAACAGGTAGCCTAGTAGCAAAACACGGATATAGTGCAATGTTTATTGCAGCATCAATCGCAGTAACATTAGGAATGGTAGCCATGATTTTTGTTAAACCAGGGAAACGAGAACAAACTGCTAGGCCTTTGAATGATCTTGCTGGTTAATAACATTTAAAAAGAGGAATTGTTTCGGCAATTTCTCTTTTTTCTATATTAAAAATCATTGAAAAAAATCGTTGATATATTTAATGGATTAAATAATTACATTTTCTAGATGCTACAAAACTATCCTCACTGAAAAACCCCTTCTTCTTGATGAAGGGGTTTCTTTGTGTGAACAAAGTCCTATAAAACTGAGTTGAAAATCTTACTTTAACAAATTATTTTATAAAAAGACAATAGTTGACGTAATTTTCAAAACATTAAAAATACATAAAGTTTAAATATAATGAAAAATGTAGTATTAAATGACAGGATGTGATCAATGGCGAGCTTATAGCAAGACCAACAAAACAAAAAGTAGTGTGTTTTAAGTCGAGAAAGGGAGAGGAAAATTGAAAAAACATATTGTAAAGAAAGTCTCTACACTTACGCTCGGAGCAGGATTGCTAACTAGTAGTCTGTATATCCCAAATAGTACAATACCAGCAAAAGCTGTTGGAACTACTTCCGCAGAGTCCATTTTAGCCAAGATGACTCTTGAACAAAAACAAGCAATCAACAAACTGCAAACAATGGAAGAAAGTGGGCTCATGTTGTCACAAGACACAAATTTAGACAGTGATGCAGAGCTATCCGTCATCGTCCAATTCAAGTCTG
This genomic interval from Gottfriedia acidiceleris contains the following:
- a CDS encoding MFS transporter; amino-acid sequence: MKKNYRFFIIFMIIMITIVNYIDRGAIAYAQAEIIKEFGLSPISWGEILGYFGYGYIFGALFGGAFADKKGPKFMWLLAATAWSIFELGTVFAGNLGATLFGGSALAGFAVFRVLFGFAEGPTLSTMNKTMANWVSPKERGFAVALGLVGTPVGALITAPIVVALLSVASWKVTFIILGVVGLIWAFIWSKVFTNLPEENPNVTKQELELIRLNNPVSGKSEKESTPWYYFFKNPTLVMNAIGYFAFLYVNILLLTWTPKYLQDEFGFSLASLGFVGMIPWIGAIFTGLLGGKISDSLLRKTGNLRIARSWFTVISLFFTAICFMLIPTVHSATAVLILMCIGNAFNYLPNSIYWTVVLDTEPKKAGTFGGVTHFIANLATIIAPTLTGSLVAKHGYSAMFIAASIAVTLGMVAMIFVKPGKREQTARPLNDLAG